In Archangium violaceum, the following are encoded in one genomic region:
- a CDS encoding 4'-phosphopantetheinyl transferase family protein, with product MNAPGPRPSRLTLPTGREVVLGWCEVGREDAASLWPAEREALARCRLDKRRHELIAGRVAAHRALALLAPAAHAEVLARPGGQDEGRPFFPSAPDVALSISHSDGLAVAAVSRGGALGVDLEQRVEAGGAFLEEAFAPGEHEGYAAPCAGRVEPITAAWAMKEAVLKVWGVGLRAPLQRVAVRPVLLSASGEALSLRLTLEAEGLPPELGVPPAVLTGLLLAGEHGRVLALAAPA from the coding sequence GTGAACGCTCCCGGGCCGAGGCCCTCCCGGCTCACGCTGCCCACGGGCCGGGAGGTGGTGCTCGGCTGGTGCGAGGTGGGGCGGGAGGACGCCGCCTCGCTCTGGCCCGCCGAGCGGGAAGCCCTGGCCCGGTGCAGGCTCGACAAGCGGCGCCACGAGCTCATCGCGGGCCGGGTGGCGGCCCATCGCGCCCTGGCGCTGCTGGCCCCGGCGGCACACGCGGAGGTCCTGGCCCGCCCCGGGGGACAGGATGAAGGGCGGCCCTTCTTCCCCTCCGCACCGGATGTCGCGCTGTCCATCTCCCACTCGGACGGGCTGGCGGTGGCGGCGGTCTCGCGAGGGGGGGCGCTGGGCGTGGACCTGGAGCAGCGGGTGGAGGCGGGCGGAGCCTTCCTGGAGGAGGCCTTCGCTCCGGGCGAGCACGAGGGCTATGCCGCTCCCTGCGCGGGCCGGGTGGAGCCGATCACCGCCGCCTGGGCCATGAAGGAGGCGGTGCTGAAGGTCTGGGGCGTGGGGCTGCGAGCGCCCCTGCAGCGGGTGGCGGTGCGGCCGGTGCTGCTCTCCGCGAGCGGAGAAGCCCTGTCGCTGCGGCTGACGCTGGAGGCGGAGGGGCTCCCGCCGGAGCTGGGCGTGCCCCCGGCGGTGCTGACCGGACTCCTGCTGGCGGGGGAGCACGGCCGGGTGCTGGCGCTGGCGGCTCCGGCCTGA
- a CDS encoding methyl-accepting chemotaxis protein — translation MSLVLQCGRMSKAQLNRLILKVLLEQQLAVMLGVVPIVYMVVLIMGLEGDLAWKIALINVSWILPVFGLAIPLWLTVHVTRNALANKPDDVPGARLQRILEAPRRIELGLYACYGASGLSFSIWPPFVYGISSVWAVPQVVLAFELLLGIVFIWQSLRIEKVLRPYALEEFHRHPQAELRGRGFIWPRQRWYLPYCFALYVVSTLTVSGMIIAKKAQTGFNALFADLREMLPPQVMVILQERVQDIMGSMVLPVVLVGGFLVLVASMAAFELARQQHAGTDAVERSIVSLVAGNPALPKWVSTDEVGDLSRATATAFEQLRDFSFSLGESAQLLGESAEELGVSHKRQTEALSTHAAALQETQVTAQEIKQTSLLAAQKAEGVLKQAERADQIGRLGEGAIEQSLQGLTDIQLQVQQMATSIRSLDERARQIADITQTVKALADRSNMLALNAAIEAVRSGEHGKGFAVVAREIRNLANQSIKATDKVHDVLEELSNAIRYTADMSEQGSEKVHGSLAQVQGFGENIRQLTNIVRDNVSSVRQISAAVTQQNQGIGQIFQAMSDLQKIMDQTMASLQTSDEAATQMRSVVARVTGFVEKYGWQNRSEPEEGQGLRSGKKTANV, via the coding sequence ATGTCCCTGGTGTTACAGTGTGGCCGCATGAGCAAGGCGCAGTTGAACCGGCTGATTCTCAAGGTCCTCCTGGAGCAACAGCTGGCGGTGATGCTCGGTGTGGTGCCGATCGTCTACATGGTCGTGCTGATCATGGGGCTGGAGGGTGACCTCGCCTGGAAGATCGCGCTGATCAACGTCAGTTGGATTCTCCCCGTATTTGGTCTCGCCATTCCGTTGTGGCTGACGGTGCACGTGACGCGCAACGCCCTGGCGAACAAGCCGGACGATGTCCCGGGGGCGCGGCTGCAGCGCATCCTCGAGGCGCCGAGGCGGATCGAGCTGGGCCTGTATGCCTGCTACGGCGCGTCGGGCCTCAGCTTCAGCATCTGGCCGCCCTTCGTCTACGGCATCAGCAGTGTGTGGGCCGTTCCCCAGGTGGTGCTGGCCTTCGAGCTGTTGCTGGGCATCGTCTTCATCTGGCAGTCGCTGCGCATCGAGAAGGTGCTGCGCCCCTACGCGCTCGAGGAGTTCCACCGGCACCCGCAGGCGGAGCTGCGGGGCCGCGGGTTCATCTGGCCCCGGCAGCGCTGGTATCTGCCCTACTGCTTCGCCCTGTACGTGGTGAGCACCCTGACGGTGTCGGGGATGATCATCGCGAAGAAGGCCCAGACCGGTTTCAACGCGCTGTTCGCGGATCTGCGGGAGATGTTGCCTCCGCAGGTGATGGTGATCCTGCAGGAGCGCGTCCAGGACATCATGGGCTCCATGGTGCTGCCGGTGGTCCTGGTGGGTGGCTTCCTGGTGCTCGTGGCGTCCATGGCGGCCTTCGAGCTGGCGCGCCAGCAGCACGCGGGCACGGACGCCGTCGAGCGCTCCATCGTGTCGCTCGTGGCGGGCAATCCCGCCCTGCCCAAGTGGGTGTCCACCGACGAGGTGGGTGATCTGTCGCGGGCCACCGCCACCGCCTTCGAGCAGCTGCGCGACTTCTCGTTCTCCCTGGGTGAGTCGGCGCAACTGCTGGGCGAGTCCGCCGAGGAGCTGGGCGTCTCGCACAAGCGGCAGACGGAGGCGCTCTCCACCCACGCCGCGGCGCTCCAGGAGACGCAGGTCACCGCGCAGGAGATCAAACAGACGTCGCTGCTGGCCGCCCAGAAGGCCGAGGGCGTGCTGAAGCAGGCCGAGCGCGCGGATCAGATCGGCCGCCTGGGCGAGGGCGCCATCGAGCAGAGCCTCCAGGGGCTGACGGACATCCAGCTGCAGGTGCAGCAGATGGCCACGAGCATCCGCTCCCTGGACGAGCGCGCCCGGCAGATCGCCGACATCACCCAGACGGTGAAGGCGCTGGCGGACCGCTCCAACATGCTGGCGCTCAACGCCGCCATCGAGGCGGTGCGCTCGGGCGAACACGGCAAGGGCTTCGCCGTGGTGGCGCGGGAGATCCGCAACCTGGCCAACCAGTCCATCAAGGCCACCGACAAGGTGCACGACGTGCTGGAGGAGCTGAGCAACGCCATCCGCTACACGGCGGACATGTCCGAGCAGGGCTCGGAGAAGGTGCACGGCAGCCTCGCCCAGGTGCAGGGCTTCGGGGAGAACATCCGGCAGCTCACCAACATCGTGCGCGACAACGTGAGCTCGGTGCGGCAGATCTCCGCGGCCGTCACCCAGCAGAATCAGGGCATCGGGCAGATCTTCCAGGCGATGAGCGACCTGCAGAAGATCATGGACCAGACGATGGCGAGCCTGCAGACGAGCGACGAGGCCGCCACCCAGATGCGCAGCGTGGTGGCGCGGGTGACGGGCTTCGTCGAGAAGTACGGCTGGCAGAACCGGTCGGAGCCGGAGGAGGGCCAGGGCCTTCGCTCCGGGAAGAAGACGGCCAACGTCTGA
- a CDS encoding FAD-dependent oxidoreductase: MGGSIAGLLSARVLSEHFEKVVILERERLPDGPEQRKAVPQGRHIHAMLEAGLKVLEELFPGLLEELEAGGADRIDMGRDAAWFHFGAWKPRFVSGYETILCSRPYLEWKVRGRIVALPNVELRQGYAVQGLLTEGPGGRVTGVKVEGPDGEETLAADLVVDATGRGSRAPQWLEQLGYGRPEEEQVGIELAYTSRFYERPAHSRNDWKSLALYARAPDSWRSGFLANVEGGRWIVSLSGYFGDHPPTDEAGFLEFTRGLPTPHIHEALRGAKPLTQPVMHKIPTSRWLHFERMPRFPDGFVLLGDSVCALNPVYGQGMTVISLGARRLGECLAAQARSTPGNLQGLSRRFQKGLARSIGLSWMLATTMDLIYPRTRGKRPPGLKLLQWSIGNLVDLTSLDEASCERFYRVLHLRGGLEVLLQPKLALALAAYSLKSLFVPLAQRVNLDRMPRAPGIRTPAGGERMDTAA; encoded by the coding sequence ATGGGAGGAAGCATCGCGGGCCTGCTCAGCGCCCGAGTGCTTTCCGAGCATTTCGAGAAGGTGGTGATTCTAGAAAGGGAGCGTCTCCCCGACGGGCCGGAGCAGCGCAAGGCGGTACCCCAGGGGCGGCACATCCACGCCATGCTGGAGGCGGGGCTGAAGGTGCTGGAGGAGCTCTTCCCCGGGCTGTTGGAGGAGTTGGAAGCGGGCGGCGCCGACCGCATCGACATGGGCCGGGACGCCGCCTGGTTCCACTTCGGGGCCTGGAAGCCGCGCTTCGTCAGCGGGTACGAGACCATCCTCTGCTCCCGCCCCTACCTGGAGTGGAAGGTGCGCGGACGCATCGTGGCCCTGCCCAACGTGGAGCTGCGGCAGGGGTACGCCGTCCAGGGGCTGCTCACGGAGGGCCCAGGGGGCCGGGTGACGGGAGTGAAGGTGGAGGGCCCGGACGGAGAGGAGACGCTCGCGGCGGATCTGGTCGTGGATGCCACGGGCCGGGGCTCGCGGGCACCCCAGTGGCTGGAGCAGCTGGGGTATGGCCGGCCGGAAGAGGAACAGGTCGGCATCGAGCTGGCTTACACGAGCCGCTTCTACGAGCGCCCCGCCCACTCGCGGAACGATTGGAAGAGCCTGGCGCTGTACGCGCGGGCGCCGGACAGCTGGCGCTCGGGCTTCCTCGCCAACGTGGAGGGCGGGCGGTGGATCGTCAGCCTCAGCGGGTACTTCGGTGACCACCCACCCACCGACGAGGCGGGGTTCCTGGAGTTCACCCGCGGCCTGCCCACCCCGCACATCCACGAGGCGCTCCGGGGGGCGAAGCCGCTGACGCAGCCCGTCATGCACAAGATACCGACGAGCCGGTGGCTGCACTTCGAGCGGATGCCGCGCTTCCCGGACGGGTTCGTGCTGCTGGGGGACTCGGTCTGCGCCCTCAACCCCGTGTATGGCCAGGGCATGACGGTCATCAGCCTGGGCGCGCGGCGGCTCGGCGAGTGCCTCGCGGCCCAGGCGCGCTCGACGCCGGGCAACCTCCAGGGGCTGTCGCGGCGCTTCCAGAAGGGGCTGGCCCGGAGCATCGGCCTGAGCTGGATGCTCGCCACCACGATGGACCTCATCTACCCGCGGACGCGGGGCAAGCGGCCCCCCGGGTTGAAGCTGCTGCAGTGGTCGATTGGCAACCTGGTGGACCTCACCTCGCTGGACGAGGCGTCCTGCGAGCGCTTCTACCGGGTCCTCCACCTGCGGGGCGGGCTGGAGGTGCTGCTGCAGCCGAAGCTGGCCCTGGCCCTGGCGGCCTACAGCCTCAAGAGCCTGTTCGTCCCGCTGGCCCAGCGGGTGAATCTGGACCGCATGCCTCGCGCGCCGGGAATCCGGACGCCAGCGGGCGGCGAGCGGATGGACACGGCCGCGTGA
- a CDS encoding OPT family oligopeptide transporter: MPEAVKTETGRSDNAPVGTVTSEAAKSAAEFKPYIPAERTDVPEFTPKAIGIGVLFGIIFGAATVYLALKAGLTVSASIPIAVLAISLLKKLGGSTILENNVVQTIGSAGESIAAGVVFTLPGFLFLSTDSKGSSFFEYWTIFTLALLGGVLGTLMMVPLRRSLIVKEHGNLPYPEGTACASVLIAGEKGGDLAKIAFQGVGFAFVYALLQKIVRLIAETPALVTKQTNKFFPSATLNGDITPEYLGVGYIVGPKIAGVLVAGGVLAWLGIIPLLASVVPPDTIAAQLVKLGELKSLTTAGGSGGWDPVTHTFANTATAIYRAYVRQIGAGAVAAGGFITLLKTLPTIISAFKESLASFKEGAGAAAQKRTERDLPITFVLFGSVGLILVMAALPFLPGTVFGRLLLGVLIVVFGFFFVTVASRIVGIIGSSSNPISGMTIATLMATCLIFVGIGWTGDIYQPMALCVGGMVCIAAANAGATSQDLKTGYLVGATPRAQQIGLMIGAVAAAIVIGLTMKLLDTPTEALRAQGVEHMIGTQAFPAPQGTLMATLIKGLLSFNLDWQFVLVGVFLSVTMELCGVKSLSFAVGAYLPLSTTAPIFVGGAIKGLSDYMASRKGEHTEDSELGPGNLFSTGLVAGGALAGVVVAILSVNERVNAAISKLSVESALHHAVGESGYHLIGVLAFAFMGFVLYRISRRPNPSHG, encoded by the coding sequence ATGCCTGAAGCAGTCAAGACCGAGACCGGCCGGAGCGACAACGCTCCGGTTGGCACCGTCACCTCCGAAGCCGCCAAGAGCGCGGCCGAATTCAAACCCTACATCCCCGCCGAGCGGACGGATGTGCCCGAGTTCACCCCGAAGGCCATCGGCATCGGCGTGCTCTTCGGCATCATCTTCGGCGCCGCCACGGTGTACCTGGCGCTCAAGGCGGGCCTGACCGTCTCGGCCTCCATCCCCATCGCGGTGCTCGCCATCTCGTTGCTCAAGAAGCTCGGTGGCTCGACCATCCTCGAGAACAACGTGGTGCAGACCATCGGCTCGGCGGGCGAGTCCATCGCCGCGGGCGTGGTGTTCACCCTGCCGGGCTTCCTCTTCCTGAGCACCGACAGCAAGGGCTCGAGCTTCTTCGAGTACTGGACCATCTTCACCCTGGCGCTGCTGGGCGGCGTGCTGGGCACGCTGATGATGGTGCCGCTGCGCCGCTCGCTCATCGTGAAGGAGCACGGCAACCTGCCCTACCCCGAGGGCACGGCCTGCGCCTCGGTGCTCATCGCCGGTGAGAAGGGCGGAGACCTGGCGAAGATCGCCTTCCAGGGCGTGGGCTTCGCGTTCGTGTACGCGCTGCTGCAGAAGATCGTCCGGCTCATCGCCGAGACGCCCGCGCTGGTGACGAAGCAGACGAACAAGTTCTTCCCGTCCGCCACGCTCAACGGCGACATCACCCCCGAGTACCTGGGCGTGGGCTACATCGTCGGCCCGAAGATCGCCGGCGTGCTGGTGGCCGGTGGCGTGCTGGCGTGGCTGGGCATCATCCCCCTGCTGGCCTCGGTGGTACCGCCGGACACCATCGCCGCGCAGCTGGTGAAGCTGGGCGAGCTCAAGAGCCTCACGACCGCGGGCGGCTCTGGCGGGTGGGATCCGGTGACGCACACCTTCGCCAACACGGCCACGGCCATCTACCGCGCCTACGTGCGGCAGATCGGCGCGGGCGCGGTGGCGGCGGGCGGCTTCATCACGCTGCTCAAGACGCTGCCCACCATCATCTCGGCCTTCAAGGAGAGCCTGGCGTCGTTCAAGGAGGGCGCTGGCGCGGCCGCGCAGAAGCGCACCGAGAGAGACCTGCCCATCACCTTCGTGCTCTTCGGCAGCGTGGGCCTCATCCTGGTGATGGCGGCCCTGCCCTTCCTGCCGGGCACGGTGTTCGGCCGCCTGCTGCTGGGCGTCCTCATCGTGGTGTTCGGCTTCTTCTTCGTGACGGTGGCCTCGCGCATCGTGGGCATCATCGGCTCGTCGTCCAACCCCATCTCCGGCATGACGATCGCCACGCTGATGGCCACGTGCCTCATCTTCGTGGGCATCGGCTGGACGGGTGACATCTACCAGCCCATGGCGCTGTGCGTGGGTGGCATGGTGTGCATCGCCGCGGCGAACGCGGGCGCCACGTCGCAGGACCTGAAGACGGGCTACCTGGTGGGCGCCACCCCGCGGGCGCAGCAGATCGGTCTGATGATTGGCGCGGTGGCGGCGGCGATCGTCATCGGCCTCACCATGAAGCTGCTGGACACGCCGACCGAGGCCCTGCGGGCCCAGGGCGTGGAGCACATGATCGGCACCCAGGCGTTCCCCGCGCCGCAGGGCACGCTGATGGCCACGCTCATCAAGGGCCTGCTGTCCTTCAACCTGGACTGGCAGTTCGTGCTGGTGGGTGTCTTCCTGTCGGTGACGATGGAGCTGTGCGGCGTCAAGTCGCTGTCCTTCGCGGTGGGCGCCTACCTGCCGCTGTCCACCACCGCGCCCATCTTCGTGGGCGGCGCCATCAAGGGCCTGTCGGACTACATGGCCAGCCGCAAGGGTGAGCACACGGAGGACTCCGAGCTGGGGCCCGGCAACCTCTTCTCCACGGGCCTGGTGGCCGGTGGCGCGCTGGCGGGCGTGGTGGTGGCCATCCTCTCGGTGAACGAGCGCGTCAACGCGGCCATCTCCAAGCTGTCGGTGGAGTCGGCGCTGCACCACGCCGTGGGCGAGAGCGGCTATCACCTGATCGGCGTCCTCGCCTTCGCCTTCATGGGCTTCGTCCTGTACCGCATCTCGCGCAGGCCCAATCCCTCGCACGGTTGA
- a CDS encoding sensor histidine kinase, translating into MTALPLSTSRFDDLAEGLLQVQNHALLRAILDSDTEGVVIADVTGKLVYLSPFAHKLTGVASLDGPPPQWSENYGAFYPDARTPLPSDQLPLFRALQGEERPEADIFVRNAMVPEGQHMHVRARPLRDTKGQLVGAMVFVRDTDGERRAEAEQRRSEQRFRLLVDAAQEGVWTIDDENRTTYVNRYLARMLGYSVNEMLGKHVNEFMDEEGARLAAHNLELRRKGLTDIHDFKLQRKDGTPVWTLMSSNPIHDEEGQYIGALAMVTDITRRREAEEKVRQLNEDLERRIAERTAQLEFSNRELEAFAYSVAHDLRAPLRSISNFTLALTEDCADKLDTTGLDYLQRIRASSQRMAELIDGILALSRVNRTEFVEAEVNLSALARNISEQLQRWQPQRTVRFLIQDGLVDRGDAQLLRSVLENLLGNAWKFTRERPEAEIELGTCQTEGGTRRVYFIRDNGAGFDMEYQKKLFGVFQRLHTQQEFEGTGVGLATVQRIILRHGGRVWGEGRVGQGATFYFTLHESSGAAPAPGSKT; encoded by the coding sequence ATGACAGCCCTTCCCCTTTCCACGTCCCGTTTCGATGATCTGGCCGAGGGCCTCCTCCAGGTCCAGAACCACGCCCTGCTGCGGGCCATCCTCGACAGCGACACCGAGGGCGTGGTCATCGCCGACGTCACGGGCAAGCTCGTCTACCTGAGCCCCTTCGCCCACAAGCTCACCGGGGTCGCGTCGCTGGATGGGCCTCCACCCCAGTGGAGCGAGAACTACGGCGCGTTCTACCCGGACGCGCGCACGCCGCTGCCCTCGGATCAGCTCCCGCTCTTCCGGGCGCTCCAAGGGGAGGAGCGGCCCGAGGCCGACATCTTCGTGCGCAACGCCATGGTGCCGGAGGGCCAGCACATGCACGTGCGCGCCAGGCCCCTGCGCGACACGAAGGGGCAGCTGGTGGGCGCCATGGTCTTCGTCCGGGACACCGACGGCGAGCGCCGGGCCGAGGCCGAGCAGCGCCGCTCCGAGCAGCGCTTCCGCCTCCTGGTGGATGCCGCCCAGGAAGGGGTGTGGACGATCGATGACGAGAACCGCACCACCTACGTCAACCGCTACCTGGCCCGGATGCTCGGCTACTCGGTCAACGAGATGCTGGGCAAGCACGTCAACGAGTTCATGGACGAGGAGGGCGCCCGGCTCGCCGCCCATAACCTCGAGCTCAGACGCAAGGGGCTCACCGACATCCATGACTTCAAGCTCCAGCGCAAGGACGGCACGCCCGTGTGGACGCTGATGTCGTCCAACCCCATCCACGACGAGGAGGGCCAATACATCGGGGCACTGGCCATGGTCACCGACATCACCCGGCGCCGGGAGGCCGAGGAGAAGGTGCGCCAGCTCAACGAGGACCTGGAGCGCCGCATCGCCGAGCGCACCGCCCAGCTCGAGTTCTCCAACCGCGAGCTGGAGGCCTTCGCCTACTCGGTGGCGCATGACCTGCGCGCGCCCCTGCGCAGCATCTCCAACTTCACGCTGGCGCTGACGGAGGACTGCGCGGACAAGCTCGACACCACAGGACTGGACTACCTCCAGCGCATCCGCGCCTCCTCGCAGCGCATGGCCGAGCTCATCGACGGCATCCTCGCGCTCTCGCGTGTCAACCGCACCGAGTTCGTCGAGGCGGAGGTCAACCTGTCCGCTCTCGCGCGCAACATCTCCGAGCAGCTCCAGCGCTGGCAGCCCCAGCGCACCGTGCGCTTCCTCATCCAGGACGGACTGGTGGACCGGGGGGACGCGCAGCTGCTGCGCTCGGTGTTGGAGAACCTGCTGGGCAACGCCTGGAAGTTCACCCGCGAGCGCCCGGAGGCGGAGATCGAGCTGGGGACCTGTCAGACCGAGGGTGGTACGAGGCGCGTCTACTTCATCCGGGACAACGGGGCCGGCTTCGACATGGAGTACCAGAAGAAGCTCTTCGGCGTCTTCCAGCGCCTGCACACGCAGCAGGAGTTCGAGGGCACTGGCGTGGGACTGGCCACCGTGCAGCGCATCATCCTGCGCCACGGAGGCCGCGTCTGGGGCGAGGGCCGCGTCGGCCAGGGCGCCACCTTCTACTTCACCCTCCACGAGTCCTCCGGCGCCGCGCCGGCCCCTGGCTCGAAGACCTGA
- a CDS encoding response regulator, translated as MYEASQRVILLVEDNADDELMTLRAFRKSNIHNPVVVVRDGAEALDYLFIQGKHAERDPNIRPQVVLLDLHLPRLDGLEVLRRIRTHEQTRTLPVVVLTSSKEERDLVESYQLGVNSFVHKPVDVTAFFEAVRQLGMYWLVLNELPTPRRSA; from the coding sequence ATGTATGAAGCGAGCCAGCGCGTCATTCTTCTCGTCGAGGACAACGCCGACGACGAGCTGATGACCCTGCGGGCCTTCCGCAAGAGCAACATCCACAACCCGGTGGTCGTCGTGCGCGACGGGGCCGAGGCGCTCGACTACCTGTTCATCCAGGGCAAGCACGCGGAGAGGGATCCGAACATCCGGCCCCAGGTGGTGCTGCTGGACCTGCACCTGCCCCGCCTCGACGGTCTGGAGGTGCTGCGGCGCATCCGCACCCACGAGCAGACCCGCACCCTGCCCGTGGTCGTCCTCACCTCCTCGAAGGAGGAGAGGGACCTGGTGGAGAGCTACCAACTGGGCGTCAACAGCTTCGTCCACAAGCCGGTGGACGTCACCGCCTTCTTCGAGGCGGTGCGGCAACTGGGCATGTACTGGCTCGTCCTCAACGAGCTTCCCACCCCGAGAAGGAGTGCGTGA
- a CDS encoding ATP-binding protein produces the protein MATPLRLLLIEDFEDDALMVLRELRRGGYDVTHTRVETAEALTRALDAGPWDAIIADYALPRFDALAAFALVQQRGLDVPFLIVSGQMGEDTAVAAMRAGVHDFLLKDRLGRLGPAVARELREAAVRAERRRMQEQLLLSDRLASLGLLAASVAHEINNPLASLMANLDYVLNPEQRQETARVAPLAPEQQQALDDCMQCAERIREIIRDIKVFSRPDDKQRGPLDVHRVLDSSLRMAWNHVFHRARIVKDYAARTPVLGSEAPLGQIFLNLLVNAADAIPEGQSDTQEIRVVTRQDGTSHIRVEIHDTGKGIPPELRERIFEPFFTTKPTGVGTGLGLAICRRLITEMGGELGVESEPGRGTVFHIRLPTAHDLTERPPRPTSDTAPRRCVLILDDEAVVARALQRLLSPQCEVLVFVQGPEALAQVASGRRFDVILSDLMMPEMSGPRFYEELVRLAPEQARRVIFMTGGAFTEQSRAFLASTGLPCLDKPIDIPRLRALVAATPPLGAWDTRPPSTAWRA, from the coding sequence ATGGCCACGCCACTGCGTCTGCTGCTCATCGAGGACTTCGAGGACGACGCCCTGATGGTGCTGCGTGAGCTGCGGCGCGGCGGCTACGACGTGACGCACACCCGGGTGGAGACGGCCGAGGCGCTGACGCGCGCGCTCGACGCGGGCCCCTGGGACGCCATCATCGCGGACTACGCACTGCCGCGCTTCGACGCGCTGGCCGCCTTCGCCCTGGTGCAGCAGCGGGGACTGGACGTGCCCTTCCTCATCGTCTCCGGGCAGATGGGCGAGGACACGGCGGTGGCCGCCATGAGGGCGGGCGTCCACGACTTCCTGCTCAAGGACCGGCTGGGCCGGCTGGGGCCCGCCGTGGCGCGCGAGCTGCGCGAGGCCGCGGTGCGCGCCGAGCGCCGGAGGATGCAGGAGCAGCTGCTGCTGTCGGACCGGCTGGCCTCGCTGGGGCTGCTCGCGGCCAGCGTGGCGCATGAAATCAACAACCCGCTCGCCTCGCTCATGGCGAACCTGGACTACGTGCTCAACCCCGAGCAGCGCCAGGAGACGGCACGCGTGGCGCCGCTGGCCCCCGAGCAGCAGCAGGCGCTGGACGACTGCATGCAGTGCGCCGAGCGCATCCGGGAGATCATCCGGGACATCAAGGTCTTCTCCCGGCCGGACGACAAGCAGCGCGGCCCGCTGGACGTGCACCGGGTGCTGGACTCGTCGCTGCGGATGGCGTGGAACCACGTCTTCCACCGGGCCCGCATCGTCAAGGATTACGCGGCGCGCACACCGGTGCTCGGCAGCGAGGCCCCGCTGGGCCAGATCTTCCTCAACCTGCTCGTCAACGCCGCCGACGCCATCCCCGAGGGCCAGAGCGACACCCAGGAGATCCGCGTGGTGACGCGCCAGGACGGCACGAGCCACATCCGGGTGGAGATCCACGACACGGGCAAGGGCATCCCCCCGGAGCTGCGCGAGCGCATCTTCGAGCCCTTCTTCACCACCAAGCCGACGGGGGTGGGCACGGGCCTGGGACTGGCCATCTGCCGCCGCCTCATCACGGAGATGGGCGGAGAGCTAGGCGTGGAGAGCGAGCCGGGACGGGGCACCGTGTTCCACATCCGCCTGCCGACGGCGCATGACCTGACCGAGCGGCCTCCACGGCCCACCAGCGACACGGCCCCCCGGCGATGCGTGCTGATCCTCGACGACGAGGCGGTCGTGGCCCGGGCCCTCCAGCGGCTGCTCTCCCCCCAGTGCGAGGTGCTCGTCTTCGTCCAGGGTCCGGAGGCACTGGCGCAGGTGGCCTCGGGCCGGCGCTTCGACGTCATCCTGAGCGATCTGATGATGCCGGAGATGAGCGGCCCCCGGTTCTACGAGGAGCTGGTGCGGCTGGCGCCGGAGCAGGCCCGGCGGGTCATCTTCATGACGGGGGGGGCCTTCACGGAGCAGTCGCGCGCCTTCCTGGCCAGCACGGGTCTGCCCTGCCTCGACAAGCCCATCGACATTCCACGGCTCCGGGCCCTGGTGGCGGCCACCCCCCCGCTGGGCGCCTGGGACACACGTCCTCCATCCACCGCCTGGAGGGCCTGA
- a CDS encoding citrate lyase holo-[acyl-carrier protein] synthase: MSTALVKRASERAEEARVVDARENRNKVRQELARNMSGRSLVELCLDVPRGSASNDDSERLFLAGLQRLEQELGVTPAEMGEDAAGYYGLFVTELPALLIRRRASRIEEQSSWDRQMSIECYGLGGNLGATGRVPRSAVGAPATR, encoded by the coding sequence ATGAGCACAGCCCTGGTAAAACGAGCTTCGGAGCGCGCCGAGGAGGCGCGTGTCGTCGATGCGCGGGAGAACCGCAACAAGGTGCGCCAGGAGCTCGCGCGGAACATGTCCGGACGCTCTCTCGTCGAGCTGTGCCTGGATGTGCCGAGGGGAAGCGCCTCGAACGATGACTCCGAGCGCCTCTTCCTCGCCGGGCTGCAACGGCTGGAGCAGGAGCTGGGAGTGACCCCGGCGGAGATGGGCGAGGACGCGGCGGGCTACTACGGCCTCTTCGTGACGGAGCTGCCCGCGCTGCTGATCCGCCGGAGGGCCAGCCGCATCGAGGAGCAGTCCTCGTGGGATCGCCAGATGAGCATCGAGTGTTACGGCCTCGGCGGGAACCTCGGCGCCACGGGCAGGGTGCCTCGCTCGGCGGTGGGAGCCCCCGCCACGCGGTAG